A single genomic interval of Bacillota bacterium harbors:
- the thpR gene encoding RNA 2',3'-cyclic phosphodiesterase — protein sequence MRLFIAADINDEQRGKLAEVQNMMKNRVDDVRWVRAPALHITLKFLGKVEIPVKNIITLLEHSVHRFGAFNISLEGWGVFPHFRRPRVIWVGIGRGNDELQALNRMINHSFAGSGLDFAEGGSGEKKFLPHITIGRIRNPAKDATAALQEMNDGKFPVIDAADNELDYINLYRSILSPQGAEYISMAKIYLK from the coding sequence ATGCGACTTTTCATTGCCGCCGATATAAATGATGAGCAGAGGGGGAAATTGGCCGAGGTCCAGAACATGATGAAAAACCGCGTGGATGACGTTCGGTGGGTGAGGGCGCCCGCATTACATATCACCCTCAAATTTCTGGGCAAAGTGGAGATCCCTGTAAAGAATATCATAACTCTTCTGGAACATTCCGTTCATCGATTCGGGGCGTTCAACATTTCCCTGGAGGGGTGGGGTGTTTTTCCCCATTTCAGGCGTCCGCGTGTTATCTGGGTGGGAATTGGCCGGGGCAATGATGAGCTACAGGCGTTGAACCGTATGATCAACCATTCCTTTGCAGGGAGTGGTCTTGATTTCGCAGAAGGTGGTTCCGGGGAAAAAAAATTTCTGCCCCACATTACTATCGGTCGTATTCGCAATCCCGCAAAAGATGCAACAGCTGCCTTGCAGGAAATGAATGATGGCAAGTTCCCCGTTATCGATGCTGCTGACAACGAACTCGATTATATAAACCTTTATCGCAGTATTCTTTCCCCGCAGGGAGCCGAGTACATATCCATGGCCAAAATATATTTAAAATAG
- the recA gene encoding recombinase RecA — protein sequence MMEKQKALDMAILQIEKQFGKGAIMKLGQTVKNGIETIPSGCLSLDIALGIGGFPRGRVVEVYGPESSGKTTVALHAIAEAQKGGGNAAFVDAEHALDPYYAKKLGVNVEELLVSQPDTGEQALEIVEMLVRSAAVDVIVVDSVAALAPRAEIEGDMGDSHVGLQARLMSQAMRKLSAIISKSNTTALFINQIREKVGVMFGNPETTPGGRALKFYSSVRLEVRRIETIKQGDQMVGNRTRARVVKNKLAPPFKTAEFDIIYGYGISREGSLIDLGVELDIIKKSGAWYSWDEERLGQGKENVREYLKDNPDVTAALEKQIREAYGLPTRKDDATGPDNDGSGLI from the coding sequence ATCATGGAAAAACAAAAAGCTCTGGACATGGCCATCTTGCAGATTGAGAAACAATTCGGCAAAGGGGCGATCATGAAACTGGGGCAGACAGTAAAAAATGGTATCGAAACAATCCCTTCAGGTTGCCTGTCGTTGGATATAGCTCTGGGAATTGGCGGGTTTCCCCGGGGAAGGGTGGTGGAGGTTTACGGCCCCGAATCGTCGGGAAAAACAACCGTGGCACTGCATGCCATTGCCGAGGCCCAGAAAGGCGGGGGCAATGCTGCTTTTGTCGATGCCGAGCATGCTCTTGACCCTTACTATGCCAAAAAATTGGGTGTAAATGTGGAGGAACTGCTTGTTTCTCAACCTGATACCGGTGAACAGGCTCTCGAGATCGTGGAGATGCTGGTGCGCAGCGCGGCAGTCGATGTTATCGTGGTCGATTCCGTGGCCGCCCTGGCTCCCCGTGCGGAAATTGAAGGCGATATGGGGGATTCCCATGTTGGCCTGCAGGCACGGCTTATGTCCCAGGCCATGCGCAAGCTATCGGCTATCATCAGCAAGTCGAATACCACGGCACTTTTTATCAATCAGATTCGTGAAAAGGTGGGCGTTATGTTTGGCAACCCTGAAACAACACCGGGTGGCAGGGCCCTGAAATTTTATTCCTCGGTCAGGCTGGAGGTCCGCCGCATAGAAACAATCAAGCAGGGAGACCAGATGGTGGGTAATAGAACGCGGGCCAGAGTGGTGAAAAATAAATTGGCTCCTCCTTTCAAAACAGCCGAATTTGACATCATCTACGGGTACGGGATTTCTCGTGAGGGTTCGCTCATCGACCTGGGAGTGGAACTCGATATAATCAAAAAAAGTGGTGCCTGGTATTCATGGGATGAGGAACGCCTGGGGCAGGGCAAGGAAAACGTGCGTGAGTATCTGAAAGACAACCCGGATGTTACCGCTGCCCTCGAGAAACAGATCAGGGAAGCTTACGGTTTGCCTACCAGGAAAGATGATGCTACCGGGCCGGACAACGACGGTTCCGGCTTGATTTGA
- a CDS encoding regulatory protein RecX, translating into MKMAGAGKGSSGNSDRDYRAAWNKSLRWLSYRQRSKKEMEGYLSGKGFDAETCAGVIERLEGVGLLDDREFARSWVEFSRRKLKGSLKIRWELKNKGIDEKIIADLLKNELSSEYERARKLMDRYLPTDYERDDRNLLRKTMSFLKRRGYPGEVVFKISRKYFD; encoded by the coding sequence TTGAAGATGGCCGGGGCCGGGAAAGGGTCATCGGGTAACAGTGACCGGGATTACAGGGCTGCATGGAATAAATCCTTGAGGTGGTTGTCATATCGGCAAAGAAGCAAGAAAGAGATGGAGGGTTATCTATCTGGCAAGGGTTTTGATGCCGAAACATGTGCAGGTGTAATTGAAAGACTGGAAGGTGTCGGCCTCCTGGATGACAGGGAATTTGCCAGGTCATGGGTGGAATTTTCCAGACGTAAACTGAAGGGTTCTTTAAAAATAAGATGGGAATTGAAAAATAAAGGTATCGATGAAAAAATCATCGCCGACTTGTTGAAAAATGAGCTGTCAAGCGAATATGAACGGGCCAGAAAATTGATGGACAGATACCTGCCAACGGATTATGAGCGAGATGATAGAAATCTTTTGAGAAAAACAATGTCCTTTTTGAAAAGACGGGGATATCCGGGCGAAGTGGTTTTTAAAATTTCAAGAAAATATTTCGATTGA
- the rny gene encoding ribonuclease Y: MPIHFILILSVIGSLMAIGVAFAVGYFSRKRVAENKMISAENEVEKIIENAKSEAKAIIREKTLEAKEEAHHLRNEVEKESRERRSELNRLERRLVQKEEALDKKNNAIEKKEEDLQRKKEHAQKMQKKIDDLYKQQLAELERLSMLSQNEAKELLMEKVEKEIKHEMAIMIKDIEDRAHQEAKKKSREIVTIAIQRCAAEHTSESTVSVVNLPNDDMKGRIIGREGRNIRALENLTGIDLIIDDTPGAVIISGFDPIRREIARISLEKLINDGRIHPARIEEMVEKSRQEIENTIKEEGERAILKTGVHGLHAELVHHLGKLRYRTSYGQNVLQHSIEVSKLAGIMAAELGLDINLAKRAGLLHDIGKAMDQELERTGPHVALGVELAKKYKESPEVLNAIEAHHDDVDFKTMEAVLVQAADAISASRPGARRESLENYIKRLEKLEGIADSFEGVDKCFAIQAGREIRIIVKPERVSDNNAAMIARDMVKKIENEMEYPGQIKVTVVRETRAIEYAK; this comes from the coding sequence ATGCCTATTCATTTTATTTTGATCTTGTCCGTAATAGGCTCTTTAATGGCTATCGGTGTTGCCTTTGCTGTCGGGTATTTTTCCCGCAAAAGGGTTGCAGAAAACAAAATGATTTCGGCTGAAAACGAAGTGGAAAAAATAATCGAAAATGCAAAATCGGAAGCAAAGGCCATTATAAGGGAGAAGACCCTGGAAGCCAAAGAAGAGGCGCATCATCTAAGAAACGAAGTGGAAAAGGAAAGTCGAGAGAGGCGTTCCGAATTGAACCGTCTGGAACGTCGTCTGGTTCAGAAGGAGGAGGCTCTGGACAAGAAGAACAATGCCATAGAGAAGAAGGAAGAGGACTTGCAACGGAAAAAGGAACATGCACAGAAGATGCAAAAAAAGATTGATGATCTGTACAAGCAACAGCTGGCAGAGCTGGAGAGGCTTTCCATGTTGTCACAGAATGAAGCCAAGGAATTGCTGATGGAGAAAGTTGAAAAAGAGATCAAGCATGAAATGGCGATCATGATCAAGGATATAGAAGATCGTGCTCATCAGGAAGCAAAAAAGAAATCGAGAGAGATTGTAACCATCGCTATACAGAGATGTGCTGCGGAACATACTTCCGAGTCAACCGTATCGGTTGTGAATCTTCCCAACGATGATATGAAGGGCAGGATCATTGGAAGGGAAGGAAGGAACATCCGTGCGCTGGAGAATCTTACAGGTATAGACTTGATCATTGATGACACCCCGGGAGCGGTGATCATTTCCGGTTTTGACCCGATCCGCCGTGAAATTGCTCGCATTTCATTGGAAAAGTTGATCAACGACGGTCGTATCCATCCGGCAAGGATAGAAGAGATGGTGGAGAAGTCGCGTCAGGAGATCGAAAATACAATCAAGGAAGAGGGAGAGAGGGCCATATTGAAGACTGGAGTACATGGCTTGCATGCGGAACTGGTCCACCACCTGGGTAAACTCAGGTACCGTACCAGTTATGGGCAGAACGTTCTTCAACATTCGATTGAAGTGTCAAAATTGGCGGGTATAATGGCTGCGGAACTTGGGCTGGACATCAACCTGGCCAAAAGGGCTGGCCTGCTGCATGATATAGGGAAAGCCATGGATCAGGAATTGGAAAGAACGGGGCCGCATGTGGCTCTGGGTGTTGAGCTGGCCAAAAAATACAAGGAATCCCCGGAGGTGTTGAATGCCATCGAGGCGCATCACGATGACGTTGACTTCAAGACCATGGAGGCCGTTCTGGTTCAGGCGGCAGATGCAATATCAGCATCCAGGCCGGGAGCCAGACGGGAAAGCCTGGAAAACTATATCAAGAGACTGGAGAAGCTTGAGGGTATTGCCGATTCGTTCGAGGGTGTAGATAAATGCTTTGCCATCCAGGCCGGAAGGGAAATAAGGATTATCGTGAAACCGGAAAGAGTCAGTGATAACAATGCTGCCATGATTGCCCGCGATATGGTGAAAAAGATCGAAAATGAAATGGAATATCCCGGGCAGATCAAGGTAACGGTCGTCAGAGAAACCAGAGCCATTGAATATGCAAAATAA
- a CDS encoding TIGR00282 family metallophosphoesterase, giving the protein MILRILFIGDIMGRPGRECLKTAIPGLDSNYRMDVIIANGENSAGGWGITQKVAREIFDAGVDVITGGNHIWDNKDVFNFIDQEERLLRPLNYPPGTPGRGSVVFEKAGRKIGVICLAGQVFMPEIECPFRKSVGEIERLKRETPIIIVDFHAEATSEKNAMGWFLNDKASAVIGTHTHVQTADERIIGQQMGYITDVGMTGPFNSVIGVNIDQAIEKFTTKLPVRFRLGDAQPAQLNALFLEVDNEGICTYLERINMVI; this is encoded by the coding sequence ATCATTTTGCGTATACTGTTCATCGGTGATATCATGGGGCGTCCGGGGAGGGAATGCCTGAAGACGGCCATTCCCGGGCTTGACAGCAATTATCGTATGGATGTGATCATTGCCAATGGTGAAAATTCCGCGGGGGGTTGGGGGATAACCCAAAAAGTTGCTCGCGAAATATTTGATGCGGGAGTTGATGTCATCACCGGGGGCAACCACATATGGGACAACAAGGATGTGTTCAATTTTATCGATCAGGAAGAACGTCTACTGAGGCCGTTGAACTACCCTCCGGGCACCCCGGGGAGGGGGTCGGTAGTTTTTGAAAAGGCAGGAAGGAAGATAGGTGTTATCTGCCTGGCAGGCCAGGTGTTCATGCCCGAAATTGAGTGTCCCTTCAGAAAGTCGGTGGGCGAGATAGAAAGGTTGAAAAGAGAAACGCCGATCATCATTGTTGATTTTCATGCCGAGGCAACTTCCGAAAAAAATGCAATGGGATGGTTTTTGAATGACAAGGCAAGTGCTGTTATCGGCACACATACACATGTGCAGACAGCTGACGAAAGAATCATCGGTCAACAGATGGGCTATATAACAGATGTGGGGATGACCGGGCCGTTCAACTCCGTAATCGGCGTGAATATCGATCAGGCTATAGAAAAATTCACCACCAAATTGCCAGTCAGATTCAGGTTGGGCGATGCACAACCCGCGCAATTGAATGCTCTTTTTCTTGAGGTAGACAACGAGGGCATCTGCACATACCTGGAAAGGATCAATATGGTCATTTAA
- a CDS encoding stage V sporulation protein S: MDVLKVSAKSNPNSVAGALAGVLRERGGAEVQAIGAGALNQAVKAVAIARGFVAPSGVDLICIPAFTDVQIDGEEKTAIKLIVEPR; encoded by the coding sequence ATGGACGTACTTAAAGTATCTGCCAAATCCAATCCCAATTCTGTAGCCGGTGCTCTGGCCGGGGTGCTCAGGGAACGGGGAGGGGCGGAAGTTCAAGCCATAGGTGCCGGTGCTCTAAATCAGGCAGTGAAGGCTGTTGCTATTGCAAGAGGGTTTGTAGCTCCCAGTGGTGTCGACTTGATATGTATACCTGCTTTTACCGATGTCCAGATAGATGGTGAGGAAAAGACGGCTATCAAGTTGATTGTAGAGCCTCGATAA
- a CDS encoding membrane dipeptidase, which produces MNNISGKASKLLKEVGVIDCHCDTISNLSLSTKSKYRFAAENMHGHLDLPRMCKGGVKTQFFAACTGKRGRGAKETLHMISCYYRNIISGNEHKIGHVNAFSDIAALNRRGKIAAVLSIEGGEALDGDISMLDIYYMLGVRSLSLTWNYDNLLAGSHGDRGEGKLTMLGRKVVKRMEALGMLVDLAHISPRAFYDVMDFASKPPIVSHANARSICDNSRNLSDEQLKVLSKKGGVVGLTFYPHFIADSVDECSIDKLIDHFVHIATIAGVEVLALGSDFDGIDITMDELHDCTCYGYLVSGLIGRGFSLSEVELIISGNVLRILEDNIK; this is translated from the coding sequence ATGAACAATATCTCCGGAAAAGCTTCAAAGCTTCTAAAGGAAGTAGGAGTCATCGATTGTCATTGTGACACCATTTCCAATCTGTCACTTTCCACAAAGAGCAAATACAGATTTGCGGCAGAAAATATGCATGGGCATCTGGATTTGCCGAGGATGTGCAAAGGGGGGGTCAAAACCCAATTCTTTGCGGCTTGCACGGGAAAGAGAGGCAGGGGGGCAAAAGAAACGTTGCATATGATCTCATGCTATTACCGCAATATAATCTCTGGCAACGAACATAAAATCGGACACGTGAATGCTTTTTCCGACATCGCGGCATTGAACAGGAGGGGAAAGATCGCGGCCGTTCTTTCGATAGAAGGTGGGGAAGCTCTGGATGGGGATATCTCGATGTTGGATATCTATTACATGCTGGGCGTGCGTTCTCTTTCGTTAACATGGAATTATGACAATCTGCTGGCCGGAAGTCATGGTGACAGAGGGGAAGGCAAATTGACCATGTTGGGGCGCAAGGTGGTCAAACGTATGGAGGCCCTGGGAATGTTGGTCGATTTGGCGCACATATCGCCACGTGCTTTTTATGATGTTATGGATTTTGCAAGTAAACCTCCAATTGTGTCACATGCTAATGCCAGGTCCATTTGTGACAATTCCCGCAATTTGAGCGATGAACAGTTGAAAGTTCTGAGCAAAAAGGGAGGGGTTGTGGGCTTGACTTTTTACCCCCATTTTATTGCTGATAGTGTTGATGAATGCAGTATTGACAAGCTGATCGATCATTTCGTTCACATTGCTACAATAGCCGGGGTGGAGGTGCTTGCCCTTGGTTCTGATTTTGATGGGATTGATATTACCATGGATGAACTTCATGATTGCACCTGCTATGGATACCTGGTGTCCGGGCTGATAGGAAGAGGGTTTTCCCTTTCCGAGGTGGAACTGATTATATCGGGCAATGTCCTGAGAATACTTGAAGATAATATAAAATGA
- a CDS encoding PHP domain-containing protein, whose product MLAKETPLADMHLHSSFSDGLYPPNRLVEICARNNRLKAIALTDHESTEGVEEAQKAGRRLGIEVIPGVEIGTVFQGREIHLLGYFASSDSRLGKELSSLRAGRYERMAGMLALLSGKGVKVRMEDVEEEAGEAAPGRLHLARLLYKKGYVTTISEAFERFIGRGKVAYIPRLTLKTEDAISLLNSCGAVPVLAHPGITNENSQSLFHFKKSGLKGIEVYHPEHTPGLTLFYREWARREGLLITGGSDFHGDDKESCPFPGCASVEYRCVEEIKKMWDRAP is encoded by the coding sequence TTGCTTGCGAAGGAAACTCCTCTGGCTGATATGCACCTGCATAGTTCATTTTCCGACGGTCTGTATCCCCCTAACAGGTTGGTGGAGATCTGTGCAAGAAATAACAGACTCAAGGCTATTGCCTTGACTGACCATGAATCAACAGAAGGTGTGGAAGAAGCGCAAAAAGCCGGGCGTCGCCTGGGAATAGAAGTGATACCCGGTGTGGAGATCGGCACTGTTTTTCAAGGCCGGGAAATTCATCTGCTAGGATATTTTGCATCTTCCGATTCCCGGTTGGGGAAAGAGCTTTCCTCGTTGAGAGCCGGACGTTACGAGCGTATGGCCGGAATGCTGGCACTCCTTTCTGGAAAAGGGGTCAAGGTGCGCATGGAAGATGTCGAGGAAGAAGCCGGGGAGGCTGCTCCGGGCAGGCTTCATCTGGCCAGACTGCTTTATAAAAAAGGTTATGTAACGACAATATCGGAAGCATTTGAACGTTTCATCGGTCGAGGCAAGGTGGCATATATTCCCCGTTTGACACTGAAGACCGAGGATGCCATTTCACTTCTGAACAGTTGTGGAGCGGTTCCCGTACTGGCACACCCCGGGATAACCAATGAAAACAGTCAATCTCTTTTTCATTTCAAAAAATCGGGTCTGAAGGGCATTGAAGTTTATCACCCCGAACATACCCCCGGATTGACTCTTTTCTACAGAGAATGGGCTCGAAGGGAAGGGTTGTTGATCACGGGTGGGTCCGATTTCCATGGGGACGACAAGGAATCCTGTCCCTTTCCGGGCTGTGCAAGTGTGGAATACAGGTGTGTTGAAGAAATTAAAAAAATGTGGGACAGGGCCCCATGA
- a CDS encoding OadG family protein encodes MEFLYFGLQTMAIGFTLVLTVLFVLNLLIVLFSRLVAFRSNTSRSSTIMPVVDESDSGVESVRARQKIVAAISAAIDSYLNSEDGMADYRITRVEPHHGNFSSQWALQGREDLLKMNLILTNIRREKFGQKII; translated from the coding sequence ATGGAGTTCTTGTATTTTGGATTGCAGACCATGGCCATAGGCTTTACCCTTGTCTTGACGGTATTATTTGTATTGAATCTCTTGATAGTTTTGTTTAGCCGTTTGGTTGCTTTCAGATCCAATACATCGAGGAGCTCCACGATCATGCCTGTTGTAGATGAAAGCGATTCCGGTGTGGAGTCGGTCAGGGCCCGTCAAAAAATCGTTGCTGCCATAAGCGCGGCCATTGACAGTTATTTGAACTCTGAAGACGGCATGGCTGATTACAGGATCACGAGAGTCGAACCGCATCATGGCAATTTTAGCAGTCAATGGGCTTTGCAAGGGCGGGAAGATCTGCTAAAAATGAATCTGATTTTAACAAACATCAGGAGGGAAAAATTTGGTCAGAAGATCATTTAG
- a CDS encoding biotin/lipoyl-binding protein: protein MVRRSFRVSVDGEIFSVEVEEVKEEDSTSRDVESKKHGDPEQTKPVSMKTEKVPRDFSNGGKPVKAPMPGTIVDVKVTEGDEVKENDVLVILEAMKMENEITSPVSGTVIKILVHKADTVDSGEVLMIIG from the coding sequence TTGGTCAGAAGATCATTTAGAGTATCTGTAGATGGGGAAATATTCAGTGTCGAGGTGGAAGAAGTAAAAGAAGAGGATTCTACTTCCCGGGATGTTGAGAGTAAAAAACATGGAGATCCCGAACAAACAAAGCCGGTATCCATGAAAACCGAAAAGGTGCCACGGGATTTTTCCAATGGCGGAAAGCCGGTGAAAGCTCCCATGCCGGGTACAATAGTTGATGTAAAGGTAACCGAAGGTGACGAGGTGAAGGAGAATGATGTTCTTGTTATCCTGGAAGCAATGAAGATGGAAAACGAAATAACATCACCTGTATCGGGCACGGTGATTAAGATATTGGTTCATAAAGCTGACACTGTTGACAGTGGCGAAGTTCTGATGATTATCGGATAG
- a CDS encoding sodium ion-translocating decarboxylase subunit beta: MIIISCILLYLGIARKYEPLLLVPIGFGALLVNLPLNTLLDMPMAENNFLGGLLYYLSLGVELGIYPPLIFLGVGALTDFGPLIANPITLMLGAAAQLGIFVTLLGALFLGFTPQEASAIGIIGGADGPTAIYLTNRLAPELLGSIAIAAYSYMALVPIIQPPIMKLLTTQKERVIVMEQPRVVSKKEKILFSIVVTILVGLLLPEAIPLVGMLMLGNLFRESGVTDRLSKTAQNDLNNIVVIFLGLSVGAKATSELFLTVDTVKIILLGLAAFAIGTAGGVLMGKILCKITGGRINPLIGSAGVSAVPMAARVSQKVGKEANPNNYLLMHAMGPNVAGVIGSAIVAGFLLSLFK, from the coding sequence ATGATAATCATATCGTGTATCCTGCTTTATCTGGGGATTGCCAGGAAATACGAACCATTGTTGCTTGTGCCGATCGGTTTTGGTGCGTTACTGGTCAATCTGCCCTTGAATACACTCCTGGACATGCCCATGGCGGAAAACAATTTTTTGGGAGGGCTACTTTACTATCTTTCGCTTGGTGTTGAACTGGGCATCTATCCCCCTCTCATCTTTCTCGGCGTGGGAGCGCTTACTGATTTCGGGCCATTGATCGCCAATCCGATAACGCTCATGCTGGGGGCGGCTGCTCAACTGGGAATATTCGTTACACTTCTGGGCGCGCTTTTTCTGGGTTTTACCCCGCAGGAGGCATCGGCAATTGGCATAATTGGCGGAGCCGATGGGCCAACAGCCATCTATCTTACGAATCGCCTTGCACCGGAGTTGCTTGGTTCCATTGCCATTGCAGCATATTCATATATGGCTCTGGTGCCTATCATTCAGCCGCCGATCATGAAATTGTTGACGACACAGAAGGAAAGAGTCATCGTCATGGAACAACCGAGAGTAGTTTCGAAGAAGGAAAAGATTTTGTTTTCAATCGTGGTGACAATTCTCGTCGGGTTGCTCTTGCCCGAGGCAATTCCCCTGGTCGGGATGTTGATGCTAGGCAATCTTTTCCGGGAAAGCGGGGTAACGGACCGATTGAGCAAAACAGCCCAGAACGATCTGAACAACATCGTGGTAATTTTTCTGGGGCTTTCCGTCGGGGCCAAGGCCACCTCCGAATTATTTCTCACCGTCGACACGGTCAAGATCATTCTTCTGGGATTGGCTGCTTTTGCTATCGGCACGGCTGGGGGTGTTCTGATGGGCAAGATCCTGTGCAAAATCACGGGGGGCAGGATCAATCCCTTGATCGGATCCGCAGGGGTTTCAGCTGTACCCATGGCGGCAAGAGTGTCGCAGAAAGTGGGCAAGGAAGCAAACCCCAACAATTATCTGTTGATGCACGCCATGGGGCCCAATGTGGCGGGAGTGATAGGTTCAGCCATAGTGGCCGGATTTCTTCTGTCTCTCTTCAAATAA
- a CDS encoding lysophospholipase, producing MDRPYDVVAIGDSITQGFPFSEECSWVNIISKKYALKIGNRGICGDLTADMCNRFIRDVVRERPRVVIILGGYNDAFCGVPLEKVALNFRKMHDEARKHGIGTVMGLPTPVAFYNIESTLAEYRNWIRDYARAEGIGLIDFYNPFLDSSNGGPLPGLTVDGAHPGIEGYRVMAGAVDKEIFAPFTSKKGG from the coding sequence TTGGACAGGCCATACGATGTGGTAGCCATCGGTGATTCGATTACCCAGGGTTTCCCCTTTTCTGAGGAATGCTCATGGGTCAATATCATCTCGAAAAAATATGCTCTCAAGATCGGGAACCGTGGTATATGTGGTGACCTCACCGCTGATATGTGCAATCGTTTTATTCGGGATGTGGTCAGGGAGAGGCCCCGGGTGGTGATCATTCTTGGGGGTTACAACGATGCCTTCTGCGGGGTGCCACTGGAAAAGGTGGCCTTGAACTTTCGCAAGATGCATGATGAAGCGCGGAAACATGGTATTGGAACTGTCATGGGGCTGCCTACCCCGGTAGCTTTTTACAACATTGAATCAACATTGGCGGAATACAGAAATTGGATCAGGGATTATGCCCGGGCGGAAGGAATCGGGCTGATCGATTTTTACAATCCATTTCTGGACTCATCCAACGGTGGTCCATTGCCCGGCCTGACCGTCGATGGAGCGCATCCCGGCATCGAGGGTTACAGGGTGATGGCCGGGGCAGTCGATAAGGAGATTTTTGCTCCCTTTACATCGAAAAAAGGCGGGTAG
- a CDS encoding DUF1657 domain-containing protein: protein MPQIRPRIEKCIEGLKESSAELRIAAEETENEQARNAFNQTARMADECVQKCQIALNQLK from the coding sequence ATGCCTCAAATCAGACCCAGGATAGAAAAATGTATAGAGGGGCTCAAAGAATCATCGGCAGAACTGAGAATTGCAGCAGAAGAAACGGAAAACGAACAGGCCCGAAATGCTTTCAATCAAACTGCCAGGATGGCAGACGAATGTGTACAAAAATGCCAGATAGCACTCAACCAGCTAAAATAA